A single genomic interval of Coturnix japonica isolate 7356 chromosome 14, Coturnix japonica 2.1, whole genome shotgun sequence harbors:
- the CIAO3 gene encoding cytosolic iron-sulfur assembly component 3 isoform X1 — translation MASPFSGVLQLTDLDDYIGPSQECIKPVKVEKKPGKAAAKIRIEADGSYVQITQDGEAQKLEKAKITLNDCLACSGCITSAESVLITQQSHEEFSKTLAFNKAAAPNEQKLVVVSVSPQSRASLAAKCKMSILETAKKLTAFLKSQGVHYVFDTTFSRNFSLLESQKEFVKRFRRQSEDKKALPMLASACPGWICYAEKTHGSFIIPYISTTKSPQQIMGSLIKGYFAEQQHLTPNKIYHVTVMPCYDKKLEASRPDFFNQEYQTRDVDCVITTGEVLKLLEQERVSLSDVDPAPLDTMFSSATEEELTGHSGGGSGGYLEHIYKYAAKELFGIEVDTIQYRPLKNKDFQEVTLEKDGVVLLHFALAYGFRNIQNLVQKLKRGKSPYHYIEVMACPSGCLNGGGQIKVEGESSKDWLQQVEKLYESLKTEVPEENRTVTALYDQWLGGTESEKTGKALHTEYHAVEKANAGFNIKW, via the exons ATGGCGTCTCCCTTCAGCGGGGTGCTGCAGCTGACCGACCTGGATGATTACATCGGACCCTCGCAG GAATGTATCAAACCTGtaaaggtggaaaaaaagcctgggaaagcagcagctaaGATCAGAATTGAAGCTGATGGGAGCTATGTTCAGATCACTCAG GATGGAGAAGCACAGAAACTGGAGAAGGCTAAAATTACTCTGAATGACTGTTTAGCTTGTAGTGGCTGCATTACATCAGCAGAGAGTGTTTTAATCACTCAGCAGAGCCATGAGGAGTTCTCCAAAACTCTAGCTTTTAACAAG gctgcAGCTCCCAATGAACAGAAGCTGGTGGTGGTTTCTGTTTCACCACAATCCAGGGCTTCACTGGCTGCAAAATGTAAAATGAGCATTctggaaacagcaaagaagTTGACTGCATTCTTAAAGAGTCAAG GTGTGCACTATGTATTTGATACAACTTTCTCAAGAAACTTCAGCCTGCTGGAGAGCCAAAAGGAGTTTGTAAAACGCTTCCGAAGGCaatcagaagacaaaaaggCTTTGCCAATGCTAGCTTCTGCCTGTCCAG GTTGGATCTGCTATGCAGAGAAAACCCATGGCAGTTTCATCATTCCTTACATCAGCACCACTAAGTCTCCACAGCAGATCATGGGCTCCTTGATAAAGGGCtattttgcagagcagcag CACTTAACACCTAATAAGATATACCACGTAACAGTAATGCCCTGCTATGACAAGAAGCTGGAGGCTTCAAGGCCAGACTTCTTCAACCAAGAGTACCAGACTCGCGATGTGGACTGTGTAATCACCACAG GAGAAGTGCTAAAGTTGTTGGAACAAGAAAGAGTATCTCTCTCAGATGTAGATCCTGCTCCTTTGGATACCAT gtTTAGTAGTGCCACAGAGGAGGAACTCACTGGCCACTCAGGAGGTGGCTCTGGTGGCTATTTGGAGCACATATACAAGTATGCAGCCAAGGAGCTCTTTGGCATTGAAGTGGATACAATTCAGTACAGACCTTTAAA aaaCAAGGACTTCCAAGAGGTGACACTGGAGAAGGATGGAGTAGTGCTGCTCCACTTTGCTTTGGCATATGGGTTTCGAAACATACAGAACTTAGTGCAGAAGCTGAAGCGAGGGAAGTCACCCTATCACTATATTGAAGTCATGGCCTGCCCCTCAG GTTGTTTAAATGGAGGTGGCCAGATCAAAGTGGAAGGTGAATCTAGCAAGGACTGGCTCCAGCAAGTTGAGAAGCTGTACGAGTCTCTTAAGACTGAAGTTCCAGAGGAGAACCGGACTGTAACTGCCCTGTATGATCAGTGGCTGGGTGGCACTGAGTCTGAAAAGACAGGGAAAGCTCTGCATACAGAATACCATGCAGTGGAGAAAGCAAACGCTGGATTTAACATCAAGTGGTGA
- the CIAO3 gene encoding cytosolic iron-sulfur assembly component 3 isoform X2, which produces MLKRCSFCKKGECIKPVKVEKKPGKAAAKIRIEADGSYVQITQDGEAQKLEKAKITLNDCLACSGCITSAESVLITQQSHEEFSKTLAFNKAAAPNEQKLVVVSVSPQSRASLAAKCKMSILETAKKLTAFLKSQGVHYVFDTTFSRNFSLLESQKEFVKRFRRQSEDKKALPMLASACPGWICYAEKTHGSFIIPYISTTKSPQQIMGSLIKGYFAEQQHLTPNKIYHVTVMPCYDKKLEASRPDFFNQEYQTRDVDCVITTGEVLKLLEQERVSLSDVDPAPLDTMFSSATEEELTGHSGGGSGGYLEHIYKYAAKELFGIEVDTIQYRPLKNKDFQEVTLEKDGVVLLHFALAYGFRNIQNLVQKLKRGKSPYHYIEVMACPSGCLNGGGQIKVEGESSKDWLQQVEKLYESLKTEVPEENRTVTALYDQWLGGTESEKTGKALHTEYHAVEKANAGFNIKW; this is translated from the exons ATGCTGAAAAGGTGCTCGTTCTGTAAGAAAGGG GAATGTATCAAACCTGtaaaggtggaaaaaaagcctgggaaagcagcagctaaGATCAGAATTGAAGCTGATGGGAGCTATGTTCAGATCACTCAG GATGGAGAAGCACAGAAACTGGAGAAGGCTAAAATTACTCTGAATGACTGTTTAGCTTGTAGTGGCTGCATTACATCAGCAGAGAGTGTTTTAATCACTCAGCAGAGCCATGAGGAGTTCTCCAAAACTCTAGCTTTTAACAAG gctgcAGCTCCCAATGAACAGAAGCTGGTGGTGGTTTCTGTTTCACCACAATCCAGGGCTTCACTGGCTGCAAAATGTAAAATGAGCATTctggaaacagcaaagaagTTGACTGCATTCTTAAAGAGTCAAG GTGTGCACTATGTATTTGATACAACTTTCTCAAGAAACTTCAGCCTGCTGGAGAGCCAAAAGGAGTTTGTAAAACGCTTCCGAAGGCaatcagaagacaaaaaggCTTTGCCAATGCTAGCTTCTGCCTGTCCAG GTTGGATCTGCTATGCAGAGAAAACCCATGGCAGTTTCATCATTCCTTACATCAGCACCACTAAGTCTCCACAGCAGATCATGGGCTCCTTGATAAAGGGCtattttgcagagcagcag CACTTAACACCTAATAAGATATACCACGTAACAGTAATGCCCTGCTATGACAAGAAGCTGGAGGCTTCAAGGCCAGACTTCTTCAACCAAGAGTACCAGACTCGCGATGTGGACTGTGTAATCACCACAG GAGAAGTGCTAAAGTTGTTGGAACAAGAAAGAGTATCTCTCTCAGATGTAGATCCTGCTCCTTTGGATACCAT gtTTAGTAGTGCCACAGAGGAGGAACTCACTGGCCACTCAGGAGGTGGCTCTGGTGGCTATTTGGAGCACATATACAAGTATGCAGCCAAGGAGCTCTTTGGCATTGAAGTGGATACAATTCAGTACAGACCTTTAAA aaaCAAGGACTTCCAAGAGGTGACACTGGAGAAGGATGGAGTAGTGCTGCTCCACTTTGCTTTGGCATATGGGTTTCGAAACATACAGAACTTAGTGCAGAAGCTGAAGCGAGGGAAGTCACCCTATCACTATATTGAAGTCATGGCCTGCCCCTCAG GTTGTTTAAATGGAGGTGGCCAGATCAAAGTGGAAGGTGAATCTAGCAAGGACTGGCTCCAGCAAGTTGAGAAGCTGTACGAGTCTCTTAAGACTGAAGTTCCAGAGGAGAACCGGACTGTAACTGCCCTGTATGATCAGTGGCTGGGTGGCACTGAGTCTGAAAAGACAGGGAAAGCTCTGCATACAGAATACCATGCAGTGGAGAAAGCAAACGCTGGATTTAACATCAAGTGGTGA
- the LOC107320642 gene encoding hydroxyacylglutathione hydrolase-like protein isoform X1 — protein sequence MKVKVISVLEDNYMYLVIEESTRDAIAVDAAVPKRLLEIVRKEDVVLRAILSTHHHWDHARGNEELVRLCPGLRVYGADERIGALTHRVAPNEELTFGAIRVRCLFTPCHTSGHMCYFMWEDGSPDAPALFSGDTLFVGGCGQFLEGTAEQMYTNFTQVLGDLPKETKVFCGHECTVRNLKFALKVEPENEAVKKKLAWARQRDDEDLPTVPSTLQEEFLYNPFLRVTEEAVQKFTGRKEPVEVLRALRTEKDNFKKPKERPHPQAMLAFDWGLFAPFLEKK from the exons ATGAAGGTGAAGGTGATCTCGGTGCTGGAGGACAACTACATGTACCTGGTGATCGAGGAGAGCACCCGGGACGCGATCGCGGTGGACGCCGCCGTCCCCAAACGG CTGCTGGAGATCGTCCGGAAGGAGGATGTGGTTCTCCGTGCCATCCTCAGCACACATCACCACTG GGACCACGCGCGGGGCAACGAGGAGCTGGTCAGGCTGTGCCCGGGGCTGCGGGTGTACGGTGCGGATGAGCGCATTGGGGCCCTAACGCACCGCGTGGCCCCCAACGAGGAGCTGACG TTCGGGGCCATCCGTGTGCGGTGCCTCTTCACCCCGTGCCACACTTCAGGCCACATGTGCTACTTCATGTGGGAGGATGGGTCTCCGGATGCACCGGCGCTGTTCTCAG GTGACACGCTGTTTGTGGGGGGCTGCGGGCAGTTCCTGGAGGGGACAGCAGAGCAGATGTACACCAACTTCACCCAGGTGTTGGGGGATCTGCCAAAGGAGACG AAGGTGTTTTGTGGCCACGAATGCACCGTCCGGAACCTGAAGTTTGCCCTGAAAGTGGAACCAGAGAATGAAGCAGTGAAGAAGAAGCTCGCCTGGGCCAGA CAGCGGGATGATGAGGATCTGCCCACGGTGCCCTCCACTCTGCAGGAGGAGTTCCTCTACAACCCCTTCCTCAGGGTCAC GGAGGAGGCTGTGCAGAAGTTCACAGGCAGGAAGGAGCCGGTGGAAGTGCTGCGGGCTCTACGCACCGAGAAGGACAACTTCAAGAAGCCCAAGGAGCGGCCCCATCCCCAGGCCATGCTGGCCTTCGACTGGGGCCTTTTTGCCCCTTTCCTGGAGAAGAAGTGA
- the LOC107320642 gene encoding hydroxyacylglutathione hydrolase-like protein isoform X2, translating to MKVKVISVLEDNYMYLVIEESTRDAIAVDAAVPKRLLEIVRKEDVVLRAILSTHHHWDHARGNEELVRLCPGLRVYGADERIGALTHRVAPNEELTFGAIRVRCLFTPCHTSGHMCYFMWEDGSPDAPALFSGDTLFVGGCGQFLEGTAEQMYTNFTQVLGDLPKETKVFCGHECTVRNLKFALKVEPENEAVKKKLAWARRDDEDLPTVPSTLQEEFLYNPFLRVTEEAVQKFTGRKEPVEVLRALRTEKDNFKKPKERPHPQAMLAFDWGLFAPFLEKK from the exons ATGAAGGTGAAGGTGATCTCGGTGCTGGAGGACAACTACATGTACCTGGTGATCGAGGAGAGCACCCGGGACGCGATCGCGGTGGACGCCGCCGTCCCCAAACGG CTGCTGGAGATCGTCCGGAAGGAGGATGTGGTTCTCCGTGCCATCCTCAGCACACATCACCACTG GGACCACGCGCGGGGCAACGAGGAGCTGGTCAGGCTGTGCCCGGGGCTGCGGGTGTACGGTGCGGATGAGCGCATTGGGGCCCTAACGCACCGCGTGGCCCCCAACGAGGAGCTGACG TTCGGGGCCATCCGTGTGCGGTGCCTCTTCACCCCGTGCCACACTTCAGGCCACATGTGCTACTTCATGTGGGAGGATGGGTCTCCGGATGCACCGGCGCTGTTCTCAG GTGACACGCTGTTTGTGGGGGGCTGCGGGCAGTTCCTGGAGGGGACAGCAGAGCAGATGTACACCAACTTCACCCAGGTGTTGGGGGATCTGCCAAAGGAGACG AAGGTGTTTTGTGGCCACGAATGCACCGTCCGGAACCTGAAGTTTGCCCTGAAAGTGGAACCAGAGAATGAAGCAGTGAAGAAGAAGCTCGCCTGGGCCAGA CGGGATGATGAGGATCTGCCCACGGTGCCCTCCACTCTGCAGGAGGAGTTCCTCTACAACCCCTTCCTCAGGGTCAC GGAGGAGGCTGTGCAGAAGTTCACAGGCAGGAAGGAGCCGGTGGAAGTGCTGCGGGCTCTACGCACCGAGAAGGACAACTTCAAGAAGCCCAAGGAGCGGCCCCATCCCCAGGCCATGCTGGCCTTCGACTGGGGCCTTTTTGCCCCTTTCCTGGAGAAGAAGTGA